ACGGCGTCCCCGGGACTGACGGAAACAGTTTCAATAAAGCCGTCAATGGGAGAGGTGATGTGCGCCGTTTTATCTGCTTTCAAAATAAAGGTGCCGTCCACCTCGTAAGTCCACACGGGAATAAAGAGCATGGCAAAGGCAATGATTCCTGCGGTAAATAGGATTTTAAGTCCGGTCTTTTCAATCTTGAAAAATGATTTAAGTCTGTCGGTTGCCCAGTCATAAATTTTGCGCCCAAACCACCTGTCGGTATGGGTAAGTGTATCAAGCCAGACAGCAACCTGTTCAAGCAACAGCCTTAACCGCCATACTTCATTTTCGCTGAACGCGCTCTTTTCACGCTCACAGGTAATTGCCCCCAGCACCTCCCGGCCCCGCCGGATCGGCAGCGTCACAATAGTGCCCACCCGCCTTATCCCGCCGTAAGTATCGTGGGCGCGGGTTTGTAACTTTCCATTATCCTTCTGGGGCCACAGAATTTCTGAATCCTGGTCAATGGACTCCTCCATGGCACTTTCCAATTCCCATACGGAATTGGCCCTGTACTCAAAGGTTTCCATGTTGCTGATGGATTTAAGCTTGATTTTGCCCTTTTTCTCCCACCCTAAGCTGACCTGGTCACAATAAAAAAGCGAGGCGATTTCATTGCAAAGCCGCAGAGACGCCAGGCCGAATTTTTCATCATCGGACACCGCACGAACGATCTGCAGTAATTTGGCAAAAAACAGGGCATCTGTCCTGGCTTTATTATAAAGACGCATGGCCTGAAACAAAGAGGGGATTGATGAAATCAGGTAGATGGTATTTTCGGAAATAGACAGTGTCCGCTGTCCAATATCCAGCAAAAGAACAGGGGATTGTTCCTGGGGACCGACATCCACTGCAACGGCAATGATGGTGATACCGTCGACGTTTCCGGCCGCAATTTTTTTCTGCAGCCCCTGCTCGACAAGATGGGCGGGAAACCGTTTCAACCGCCATGCATCCCCTTTAGTGGAATATGAATTGGCAATTTTCCATTCACCATCCACACAACCGGTTAAAATTGCTCTGTCGGCCTGGCAGAAACGTGTAAAATTTTCTATATATTTTTCCCAAAACTGTACGGCAGGCCCGTCAAACCGAACAATATCGAGCAGTTTTTGAATTAATTTTTTCTGAATGTTTTTTTCGAAATTCACGAATTCTTTGCCCGGAAAAGAGAAGGCAACAGCTTAACCCGCATTCCAAGGAGTCTTTCTGTTGCCTTAAATTATAGTTATTTAACCTTGTTTTTTATCATCTATTTTTAAACAGACTCTTCAGTGTTTTATATAAGAAAGTCTGGGTAAGTCACTCAGATCTTTCAAGCTTTGTTGTGGGCTGAGCCTGGCAGATGATATGTCAGGTCGGCCCATGGCCGTTATTCGTTATTTTCAGGCAACATCCCACTTCCAAACAAATTCATCAACGCTTCACTATATTCCATGTCCTGGTCCATTGCTGAAAATGGAGAACCTGACATATCGAAGCCATCCATGCCATCACCAGGTGTATTACCGCCAAATAGAGATCCATTCAAACCATTCCCGGACAATAAGGATTCGGTCAGCCTTCTGGAAATTTCCCTGTTTTCATAACTGACAGTTGGAGAAACCAACGTACCGTCCAGCGACTGAGCAATTTCCCTGCTTACTTCAGGCAGATCCGCTGAAGGTTGTAACCTCTGCTCCCCTATTCCGGGCCCTGTGCCTTCCTGTGCCGGCCGACTGCTCTGATATATATTCTGCAAAATAGCTACCCGGTCATTGCCTTCTACAAACTCATTGAGAAGCGATTGACCTTCTCCAAACAAGAGACTGCCCAGAGGAGTTTCTGCCGGGAGCCCATCTTGGGTCCCGCCGGAGTCTGTTAGTTGCTCAAAAGGCTGATCGCCCTGTTCCTGGTTTTCAGCCAGGTAGTGAATCATGTCATCATCTATAGAGGCGCCATCTGCCCAATTTTCGTATATTGAAACCGTTCCGGTGCCGACAACGCCGATCTTGGCCCCAGCTTCCTTTTCAGTGGCAGCATTCACAATACCGTCATGGTAGATTAAGCCATTTTCAGTATACAGGAAGACATTTTCGTCAAAAGACCAAATCCCGGGCGTTATAACAGTGGCACCATTTAAAATTCTCATGTTGATACCACTGTTATTGCTGATTGCAGAAATATTTTTCACATCCACATCCAGGCCGTCGCCTTCTTCATCGCCGATGGAGCCCGACGCTTCAAGGTTAAGGGTGTCTGCGTTAATATTGTAGGTGTCATCTATAAAAACATCTATGATGTCTCCGTTATCCGCCGTTAAATTTACGGCGCCCCCTGTTGAGAAAAGGGCCACCGTTATACCACCGGCAGACGTATAGGTGATATCCCCTGTTCCGGTAATGTTGGTCGAACCGGTCATCGCAATATCACCGGTAAGGGTGGTCAAAGTAATATTATGTGAACCATTCGCTCGTATGATGCCGGACTGGATAATATTGGCAGCGGTCATCGTCACATCTCCGTCCATGGCCGTCACTGTTGCAGGCACTGTCAGTTGTCCGGCAACGACTGTCATGATGTCGCCTGAAGCGGCATGGAAATTGACAATTTCCATATCGTCGGCACTTTGCAGATAGATGCCGCCTGTATCAGTGACGGCCTCCACCCGTCCTGAGACGTCAATGTCGCCATCCCCCTGAGCGCCGATTCCGGTTGAGGCCCTGAGGTATTTCAAACCGTTTGATATCAGGTTATCTGCCTCTGCGGCTGAATTATCTGCAATGCTACCGCCTGATGAAATAACGTTGATACCGTCAAGGCCGGTGACGCGGGTCAGGTAAATGGTTCCGCCTGCGGTAAGGTTTACCATGCCGTTTGTTGTGATGTAAAAATCATCTACCATGGTGTAACTCCCTGCCACAGAGGTCTCAAACTCGGTGCCGGCTTCGATAAAGGCAGCGGGATTTGTTATAAATTTTCCGGTCTGGAATATTTTTACTGCACCGGGTGTTTTTATACCGCCTTCAAGGTTAAGGTCACCGGAGATATCCAGTAAGATATCGCCATCCTGTGTGATCAGACCATCCGGGCCGACTGTCATATCCGATGCAGATTCAATGAAAATGCCGCCGGACCGGTTATCGACTTCAACCTTTCCGCCACAGGAAATATTCAGGTTGTCTGATACCTTGCCAACGCCTGTTGCAATCGTCATGGTGATGTCTGATGCCGCCGTCATGTTTGGCGTTTCAGCACTCAGGTTATCGACAATCGCCCCTGATGCAGACGTCACGTCAATTAACCCGCCTGCAGTCACTTTAGAAACAAGCATGTTACCTGTTGTCGTGATCACAATATCGGCACCGGATGAGGTCAGTGCAGCCCCGTCAACCATTGAGAAGGTATTGGAAGAGAATGTAGCCGTCTGTGCAACCGTGATATCTCCAGCATTGCTGAGCGCACCGCCATTGGTGACTGTCAGCGTCCCGGCACCGGTAATGTTTTCCAGGGAAACGTCTACATCACTGGTGATGATAATATTACCCGACGTCGCTGATAAATTTGTGCCGGCGGCCATGGTGAAAGGGCCTGTGCCCGCGGTAATGGTTCCGGAGTCGGCAGTTATGTTTGCGTTCTGGGTCGTGCCGTTGGAAATGAGAGTCAGCGCCCCGTCAACCGAGAGTTCATCGTTCAGGGTCAGGGTGCCGGACGAAACCGTTACGGTTGTGTCACCCGTTGTGGTCAGCCGGTCCAAGACAGTATCATTGGAGAAGGCCCCCTCAAGGGAAGCAGCACTCAGGCTTGAAGCCGTGTCCATGGTTGCAGCCACAGCTTCAACAGTTGTGGCACCGATGATATTGGTTGCTCCCATGGTGGTGAGGATGCCGCCGGAGGTGACGCTAAAATTTGCAGCTCCGGTGAGATCTTCCAGTGAAACGTCGGTGTCACTGGTGATGACAATATCACCTGAAGTTGCGGTGAGAGAGGTATCAGTGGCCATGGTAAAGGGACCGCTGCCGGCTGTGATCACGCCTGATGCAGCACTGATGTCTGCATTCTGCGTACAGCCTTCGGCGGTAAGTGCCAGTGCGCCGCCCGCGGAAATGATATCATTCAGGGTCAGGGTGCCGGTCGAGACGGTCACGGTTGTGTTTCCTGCTGTTGTCATCCGGTCCAGGATTGTATCACTGGTGAACGTCCCTGCAAACGAGGCAGCATCCAAACTTGACGCACCGTCCATGGTTGCGGAAACGGCTTCAACAGTTGTGGCACCGGCGATATCGGCAGCCCCCATGGCGGTGAGTATACCGCCGGAGGTGACGCTAAGGTTTGCAGCTCCGGTGAGATCTTCCAGTAAAACGTCAGCATCACTGGTAATAATAATATCGCCCAAAGTAGTTGTAAAACCAGTGCCGGACGCCATGGTGAAGGGGCCTGTGCCCGCGGTAATGGTTCCGGAGCCTGCAGTTATGTTTGCGTCCTGGGTCGTGCCTTTGGATATTAGAGTCAGCGTCCCGTCAACCACGAGCTCATCGTTCAGGGTCAGGGTGCCGGACGAAACCGTTACGGTTGTGTCACCCGTTGTGGTCAGCCGGTCCAAGACAGTATCATTGGAGAAGGTCCCCTCAAGGGAAGCAGCACTCAGGCTTGAAGCCGTGTCCATGGTTGCAGCCATAGCTTCAATGGTTGTGGCACCGATGATACTGGCCACGCCCATGGTGGTGAGGATGCCGCCGGAGGTGACGCTAAGATTTGCGGCTCCGGTGAGATCTTCCAGTGAAACGTCGGTGTCACTGGTGATGACAATATCACCTGAAGTTGCGGTGAGAGAGGTATCAGTGGCCATGGTAAAGGGACCGCTGCCGGCTGTGATCACGCCTGATGCAGCACTGATGTCTGCATTCTGCGTACAGCCCTCGGCGGTAAGTGCCAATACGCCGCCTGCGGAAATGATATCATTCAGGGTCAGGGTGCCGGTCGAGACGGTCACGGTTGTGTTTCCTGCTGTTGTCATCCGGTCCAGGATTGTATCACTGGTGAACGTCCCTGCAAACGAGGCAGCATCCAAACTTGACGCACCGTCCATGGTTGCGGAAACGGCTTCAACAGTTGTGGCACCGGCGATATCGGCAACCCCCATGGCGGTGAGTATACCGCCGGAGGTGACGCTAAGGTTTGCAGCTCCGGTGAGATCTTCCAGTAAAACGTCAGTATCACTGGTAATAATAATATCGCCCAAAGTAGTTGTAAAACCAGTGCCGGACGCCATGGTGAAAGGGCCTGTGCCCGCGGTAATGGTTCCGGAGCCTGCAGTTATGTTTGCGTCCTGGGTCGTGCCGTTGGAAATGAGAGTCAGCGCCCCGTCAACCGAGAGTTCATCGTTCAGGGTCAGGGTGCCGGACGAGACCGTCACCGTTGTGTTACCTGTTGTGGTCAGCCGGTCCAGGACCGTATCATTGGTAAAGGTCCCCTCAAAAGAAGCAGCACTCAAACTTGAAGCAGTCTCCATGGTTGCGGCCGCGGCTTCAATGGTTGTGGCACCGGTGATATTGGTCGCTCCCATGGTGGTGAGGATGCCGCCGGAGGTGACGCTAAAATGTGCGGCTCCGGTGAGATCTTCCAGTGAAACGTCGGTGTCACTGGTGATGACAATATCACCTGAAGTTGCGGTGAGAGAGGTATCAGTGGCCATGGTAAAGGGACCGCTGCCGGCTGTGATCACGCCTGATGCAGCACTGATGTCTGCATTCTGCGTACAGCCCTCGACGGTAAGTGCCAATGCGCCGCCTGCGGAAATGATATCATTCAGGGTCAGGGTGCCGGTCGAGACGGTCACGGTTGTGTTTCCTGCTGTTGTCATCCGGTCCAGGATTGTATCACTGGTGAACGTCCCTGCAAACGAGGCAGCATCCAAACTTGACGCACCGTCCATGGTTGCGGAAACGGCTTCAACAGTTGTGGCACCGGCGATATCGGCAACCCCCATGGCGGTGAGTATACCGCCGGAGGTGACGCTAAGGTTTGCAGCTCCGGTGAGATCTTCCAGTAAAACGTCAGCATCACTGGCAATAATAATATCGCCCAAAGTAGTTGTAAAACCAGTGCCGGACGCCATGGTGAAGGGGCCTGTGCCCGCGGTAATGGTTCCGGAGCCTGCAGTTATGTTTGCGTTCTGGGTGGTGCCTTTGGATATTAGAGTCAGCGTCCCGTCAACCACGAGCTCATCGTTCAGGGTCAGGGTGCCGGACGAAACCGTTACGGTTGTGTCACCCGTTGTGGTCAGCCGGTCCAAGACAGTATCATTGGAGAAGGTCCCCTCAAGGGAAGCAGCACTCAGGCTTGAAGCCGTGTCCATGGTTGCAGCCATAGCTTCAATGGTTGTGGCACCGGTGATACTGGCCACGCCCATGGTGGTGAGGATGCCGCCGGAGGTGACGCTAAGATTTGCGGCTCCGGTGAGATCTTCCAGTGAAACGTCGGTGTCACTGGTGATGACAATATCACCTGAAGTTGCGGTGAGAGAGGTATCAGTGGCCATGGTAAAGGGACCGCTGCCGGCTGTGATCACGCCTGATGCAGCACTGATGTCTGCATTCTGCGTACAGCCCTCGACGGTAAGTGCCAATGCGCCGCCTGCGGAAATGATATCATTCAGGGTCAGGGTGCCGGTCGAGACGGTCACGGTTGTGTTTCCTGCTGTTGTCATCCGGTCCAGGATTGTATCACTGGTGAACGTCCCTGCAAACGAGGCAGCATCCAAACTTGACGCACCGTCCATGGTTGCGGAAACGGCTTCAACAGTTGTGGCACCGGCGATATCGGCAACCCCCATGGCGGTGAGTATACCGCCGGAGGTGACGCTAAGGTTTGCAGCTCCGGTGAGATCTTCCAGTAAAACGTCAGCATCACTGGCAATAATAATATCGCCCAAAGTAGTTGTAAAACCAGTGCCGGACGCCATGGTGAAGGGGCCTGT
Above is a window of uncultured Desulfobacter sp. DNA encoding:
- a CDS encoding efflux RND transporter periplasmic adaptor subunit, which translates into the protein MNFEKNIQKKLIQKLLDIVRFDGPAVQFWEKYIENFTRFCQADRAILTGCVDGEWKIANSYSTKGDAWRLKRFPAHLVEQGLQKKIAAGNVDGITIIAVAVDVGPQEQSPVLLLDIGQRTLSISENTIYLISSIPSLFQAMRLYNKARTDALFFAKLLQIVRAVSDDEKFGLASLRLCNEIASLFYCDQVSLGWEKKGKIKLKSISNMETFEYRANSVWELESAMEESIDQDSEILWPQKDNGKLQTRAHDTYGGIRRVGTIVTLPIRRGREVLGAITCEREKSAFSENEVWRLRLLLEQVAVWLDTLTHTDRWFGRKIYDWATDRLKSFFKIEKTGLKILFTAGIIAFAMLFIPVWTYEVDGTFILKADKTAHITSPIDGFIETVSVSPGDAVEKGGALIDLDVKALLLEKASMLATLSKHQREAEKAVAKNCLADMKIARLMEKETESELEIIAFNLKNASIQSPFAGIVVEGDLTSKLGAPVRQGDLLLKIASLDDLSFEILIEEKDIYDFSIDAGVRIKFVGKPDSVYGAKVTKVVPQAVFSGGANVFKVYAGINYAPEKWWRPGMSGVAKIESGKRSLWWIITHEAFDYLKINFWL